The window CGGCTTCCTCGGCCTGACGCAGGCGCAGGCCCTCGATCTCATAGAGGATCTTGATCCGGCGGGTGCCGTCGAGCGTGTCGTCCGACCCGGGCTTCGGCTCTGACTCCGATGGCAGAGCAGAGCGCTCGGCATCCGCGGCGCGAACCTTGCCGCTGTCGCCGAAGCGACGGCGCAGGTCGTCGAAGTGGACGATGTTGACGGCCGAGACCCTGCCCCGGCTGTCGCGGGATACGTCGAGGCTGTGATGCTCGACCATGCGGGCGACGTGCTTCGAGATCGCCTGTCGCGTGACACCGTCGCGTTCGGCGATGCGGGAAACCGTCCACATCACCTCGCTGGCAACCGCCGTCATCGCTCTGGCAACCCTGTCAACCCGCAGGAAAAAGGGGCTTCACTGGAAAAACTCCGCGCCGCCTAAACGTCGCGGGGTGGGGTGGCCTGGGAAGGACCCGCGACCGGGGGTGTGAAACACCCAATCCGTGAAACATCGGGGTCACATGGTCGCCTCCCGGGCTCCGGAAACGGTAACGCCCCGGCGCGGGTGGCGACGGGGCGTTCTTCGAACCTGATTTAGGATGGCTCATACTACGTCAATAGGGTCGGCCCTGTCAAAGCGCCTTTTCAGTATGTAGATCAATGGCTTGCGCGTCATTTGCTGCCCCTCCCGGAAGAGGTGTTCCGGCAGGTACATCGCGCAGCGCTCGGCGTGTCCAAGGCTGGGCAGGCGCCGATGGCGGCAGGACGTGATGCTTGGTGAGTTGATCGTTCAATTCAGCAGCGAGCACGGCCAGGGCTGCGTGCCACACCGCATAATGCGCACGCTCCTCGCGCAGCTCCCGCGCCTCGGCAGCAGGGCGACGCTGGAGATCGCGAACAGCTCTGCACTCCGGCCGCGTGCCATTGCTAGCATGCTGGATCACCATGGCGCAGAGATGCGGATCGGCCAGGCGAGAGAGATGGCCGCGCCCTGCCCCACCCGGACCAGACGGTCGCACCAGCCAGAGCCCATCCGGCCGCGTCTCGACCGCCCAGCCGTTCTCCCGGATTTCGTCGCGCCGCCAGACGGTCGGCTCGGCGCTCTCCGCACCTTCGATCAGCCAGTCCGACAGCGCCAGCACATGGTCATGCACGACCAGCAGGTCATCCGGCGTCGCGGCCATCATCCGCTGCATGCCGGCTGCTTTCGCGCCAGCCCCACTGGTGTCGACCCGCGTGCCGAGCTGCAGGATCGCCATGGTCGCGGCAAATCCCGATGGCGATGCCAACAGCGGCGCGATGCCGATCACGGCAGCCGGGCTCACCTTGTGCACCCGGTATTGCGCATAGGCCCGGTAGAGCAGCGCCTCGATCTCGATCGTCTCTTTCGCCGTCATCACCGGCCCCTTCCGCTGGCTGCAGGGTACTGCATGGTTCCTGTATGGTTTGAAACAACCATGCAGTGAGAATAACTGAACAATATCAATAAGATACACAACACACTGCATAGTCTGGAGGGTTTTGAAGGGATAGACGCATGAGAAAAACCGCCAAACCCCGAACCCCGTTTTTCATGCATACGGGCGGGAATAACCCTCCAGACCCTCCAGCGCGCACACCATGTCATTGAGGCAAAAGCGGAAATCGGGATGGAGGGTCGGCAAAAACCATGCATCGACCCTCCAGAACCCTCCATGAATTCAGGCAGATGGAGGGTCATGACGGGTCGAACCCGCCGTCCCCGGGGTTGCGGGGCCGGCTCGATCGCGGCGGAATGTTGTGCAGCTCGATGTCGAGATAGACGTTGCCGGCGTCGGTCTTGCTGCGCTTGAAGTGCTGGCCCATCACGCGGCCGAACTGCGTCTCGCTCTTTGGCTTGCGGCTGTTCTCTTCCGACCAGATGGTGAAGCACTCGTAGGCGTGCCGCGCCCTGACGGGCTCGACCGTGTCGGGCTCGCGCTTTCGCACGCAGCTCTCGATGAACACCGAGATCGGGTCCATCTCGTCACGATAGTCCTTCGCCGCCTCGACCATGGCGGCGGGCAGCTTCAGCCCCTCGCCGTCGAAGGCGAGCATGCCCTCGATCAGCCAGTTGAGTATGCCCGGACCCTCGGCGACGAGCTCGGTCACCACCTCCTCGAAGTCGCGTTGCTCGTCTGGAGGGATGGTGACCTTCCAGGGCACCACGGCCATGCGCCGCCAGATGCCGGCGTCCGAGCCGGTGATGCTCGGATAACCATTGCCCGACATGTGAGCCTTGAACTGCGGCTGGAAGGCGAAATAGCCCTTGAACAGGGTGCGCACGTCCATCTTCTCGCCGCCTGTCAGGCGCTTGACCAGGGCCTCGCGCAAGGGCTCGCCCTGCGGCAATTCGGTGATGCGCAGGAAGCGCACGCCGGGCAGCCGCGCCAGATCCGGCGAAGCTCCGCCGGCGGCTCCCTGCGCCTGTCCGGTGATCGATTCAGCCGGGAGCCCCTCGCCGAGCGCGCCGAAGACGCGGGCCAGCACCTCGAGGAATACGGACTTGCCGTTGGCGCCCAGCCCGTAATGGAAGAACAGCAGCTGCACCGGTATGCCGGTCAGGCCGAGCCCGCAATAGATCTGTACCGCCCGCGCCACGCCGGGCACCAGCTCGGCCGGCAGGAAGCGCGCCACAAAAGCGCGGAATTTCGGGCATTCGGCCTTCGGGTCAAAGGCGACCGGCATCAGCCGGGTGACGCGGTCTTCGCGACGCCACCCCTCCGGCGTGAAGTCGTAGCGGCCGATAGGACGCGGCTCGTCGCTTTGCCAGCCATCGGGATCGGCGGGCGCTTGCTCCCGCCTGAACCGCAAGGTGCCGTTCGCGACATAGACGAGCCGATGCTCGGCGTTCCACTCCTCGGGCTTCACCGCGCAATGCGGCGCGGCGCAGGCCAGCATGGCGTTGAGCCGGGCGGAATTCTTCGAGGAGACGCCGAAGGCGCGCCGCTTCGCCTGGCGCTTCTCCAGAGCCGCCACGGCGGCGGAGGCGGCCTCCTGCGCCTTGTCGTTGCCCGGTTCGCGCGCCGCCTTGCGAATCGCGGCGTTCTCCGGCGGCGTGTGGCCGAGGAAATCGGCTTCGAGCCCGATCAGCCCGCCAATCGTCTGCGCGATCGCCAGCGCCTGGAAGGCGCCGTCGGCAACATCCCAGAAATGTGCGTTCCAAACCGCCCAGGTCGCCTTGTCGGAGCCGGTCTCCTGCATGCGCGCCAGGTCCTGGCCGCGATGCCGCAGCAAGCGCT is drawn from Bosea sp. Tri-49 and contains these coding sequences:
- a CDS encoding DNA primase family protein, encoding MSNSYESDLSAESLRAIMRRPVADPLPDPATPMEAEEDGDGPSDMPVDADIPAVEACAGFDHSDTDNGKRLLRHRGQDLARMQETGSDKATWAVWNAHFWDVADGAFQALAIAQTIGGLIGLEADFLGHTPPENAAIRKAAREPGNDKAQEAASAAVAALEKRQAKRRAFGVSSKNSARLNAMLACAAPHCAVKPEEWNAEHRLVYVANGTLRFRREQAPADPDGWQSDEPRPIGRYDFTPEGWRREDRVTRLMPVAFDPKAECPKFRAFVARFLPAELVPGVARAVQIYCGLGLTGIPVQLLFFHYGLGANGKSVFLEVLARVFGALGEGLPAESITGQAQGAAGGASPDLARLPGVRFLRITELPQGEPLREALVKRLTGGEKMDVRTLFKGYFAFQPQFKAHMSGNGYPSITGSDAGIWRRMAVVPWKVTIPPDEQRDFEEVVTELVAEGPGILNWLIEGMLAFDGEGLKLPAAMVEAAKDYRDEMDPISVFIESCVRKREPDTVEPVRARHAYECFTIWSEENSRKPKSETQFGRVMGQHFKRSKTDAGNVYLDIELHNIPPRSSRPRNPGDGGFDPS